Proteins encoded in a region of the Agromyces protaetiae genome:
- a CDS encoding NUDIX hydrolase — protein MTWPIRATRTAYENRWIRVVEDQVVKPDGGAGLYGVVEMQHTAVFVVAMTDADEVLLVTIDRHTVGPSVEVPAGGTDGEDPLVAARRELLEETGYEAAEWRAIGRMNALNGIARAPEFVYLATGLRRGAHAGESQAEEGITETRAVPWPEVMRMIAGGAITDGETVAALMYAAVALGRVR, from the coding sequence GTGACCTGGCCGATCCGCGCCACGCGCACGGCCTACGAGAACCGCTGGATCAGGGTCGTCGAGGACCAGGTCGTGAAGCCCGACGGGGGCGCCGGCCTGTACGGCGTCGTCGAGATGCAGCACACCGCGGTGTTCGTGGTCGCCATGACCGACGCCGACGAGGTGCTGCTCGTCACCATCGACCGGCACACCGTCGGGCCGTCCGTCGAGGTTCCGGCGGGTGGCACCGACGGCGAGGACCCGCTCGTGGCGGCGCGCCGCGAGCTCCTCGAGGAGACCGGGTACGAGGCCGCGGAGTGGCGGGCGATCGGTCGCATGAACGCCCTCAACGGCATCGCGCGCGCGCCCGAGTTCGTCTACCTCGCGACGGGGCTGCGCCGAGGGGCGCACGCGGGCGAGAGCCAGGCCGAAGAGGGCATCACCGAGACCCGCGCGGTGCCGTGGCCCGAGGTCATGCGCATGATCGCCGGGGGTGCGATCACCGACGGCGAGACCGTCGCCGCGCTCATGTACGCCGCGGTCGCGCTCGGTCGCGTTCGCTGA
- a CDS encoding TetR/AcrR family transcriptional regulator codes for MQDRRAQVADAALELVAESGLKALTHRAVDQRAGVPIGTTSNYHRTRAALVDAVIAKLEARDLAVWETDRDTPPPADADEFADALARYLGVFAGPQAALTRARFAVSVAEPAAVAAAHGRFMTLAEQMLTHAQIADPAERARWLADYCDGMLFHQVTARRDETLDLAPHRRAIRALLA; via the coding sequence ATGCAGGATCGCCGCGCCCAGGTCGCCGACGCCGCGCTCGAGCTCGTCGCCGAGTCGGGCCTCAAGGCGCTCACGCATCGCGCCGTCGATCAGCGCGCTGGCGTCCCCATCGGCACGACCTCCAACTACCACCGCACGCGCGCGGCGCTCGTCGACGCCGTCATCGCGAAGCTCGAGGCGCGCGACCTCGCCGTGTGGGAGACCGACCGCGACACTCCCCCACCGGCCGACGCCGACGAGTTCGCCGACGCGCTCGCGAGGTACCTCGGCGTCTTCGCCGGCCCGCAGGCCGCGCTCACCCGGGCCCGCTTCGCCGTCTCGGTCGCCGAACCGGCCGCGGTCGCCGCCGCCCACGGGCGGTTCATGACCCTCGCCGAGCAGATGCTCACGCACGCGCAGATCGCCGACCCGGCCGAACGAGCCCGCTGGCTCGCCGACTACTGCGACGGCATGCTCTTCCACCAGGTCACCGCGAGGCGGGACGAGACGCTCGACCTCGCGCCGCACCGGCGCGCCATCCGCGCCCTGCTCGCCTGA
- a CDS encoding NAD(P)/FAD-dependent oxidoreductase translates to MTHHYKSSRLGDMSTRRTIVIGGGGIAGLALAAALDPHRFDVTIVEPRTRLPDVATSLAMWPEAQRALDELGVLDELAAVSPHVTRFPIRRVDGRRTVASDVPASPLVGRRDLLIALDGAVPAGVRRVHGRIDEVDLDELAHDTVAHGAGARGAGADRPIVVGADGVHSAVRRQTWPEQASAIETPFLAVRGVLPEPIDPADMGEYWARGQLIGMGPHRDGTNWFTAFRSSLGPRHVDVADALEEARVRVRATGGAGAAVRRVLDAATPETTLAQRIWVTPALPTYVRDRRVLVGDAAHAMTPNLGRGGCEAIVDAVTLARLLAEHPTETALAEYNRARRRRTRRLARASSTVMRVATAERAQPLRDLALGAVSIATASSRRAASDRERSTLAAR, encoded by the coding sequence GTGACCCACCACTACAAAAGTAGTAGACTCGGCGACATGAGCACTCGCCGCACCATCGTCATCGGCGGCGGAGGCATCGCCGGCCTCGCACTCGCCGCCGCGCTCGATCCCCACCGGTTCGACGTCACGATCGTCGAGCCGCGGACCCGGCTCCCCGATGTCGCGACGAGCCTCGCGATGTGGCCGGAGGCGCAGCGCGCCCTCGACGAGCTCGGCGTCCTCGACGAGCTCGCGGCCGTCAGCCCGCACGTCACGCGGTTCCCGATCCGGCGCGTGGACGGCCGCCGGACGGTGGCATCCGACGTACCGGCGTCTCCGCTCGTCGGCCGGCGTGACCTGCTGATCGCCCTCGACGGCGCGGTGCCGGCCGGTGTGCGCCGGGTCCACGGCCGCATCGACGAGGTCGACCTCGACGAACTCGCCCACGACACCGTGGCCCACGGCGCCGGTGCTCGCGGCGCCGGTGCCGACCGGCCCATCGTCGTCGGCGCGGACGGCGTCCACAGCGCCGTGCGCCGACAGACCTGGCCCGAGCAGGCGTCGGCGATCGAAACGCCGTTCCTCGCCGTACGTGGTGTGCTCCCCGAGCCGATCGATCCAGCCGACATGGGCGAGTACTGGGCGCGCGGACAGCTGATCGGCATGGGGCCGCACCGCGATGGCACGAACTGGTTCACGGCGTTCCGCTCCTCGCTCGGGCCGAGGCACGTCGACGTGGCCGACGCGCTCGAGGAGGCCCGGGTGCGGGTGCGCGCGACCGGCGGGGCCGGAGCGGCCGTCCGCAGGGTCCTCGACGCGGCCACTCCAGAGACCACGCTCGCGCAACGGATCTGGGTGACGCCGGCGTTGCCGACCTACGTACGTGACCGGCGGGTGCTCGTCGGCGACGCCGCGCACGCGATGACCCCGAACCTCGGCCGCGGCGGCTGCGAGGCGATCGTCGACGCTGTGACGTTGGCCCGGCTGCTCGCGGAGCATCCGACCGAAACTGCGCTCGCCGAATACAACCGGGCGCGCCGTCGGCGCACGCGCCGGCTGGCGCGAGCCTCCTCGACGGTCATGCGCGTCGCAACGGCCGAGCGGGCGCAACCGCTTCGCGATCTCGCGCTTGGTGCGGTCTCGATCGCCACCGCCTCGAGTCGTCGAGCTGCGTCCGATCGAGAGCGGTCGACGCTCGCGGCCCGCTGA
- a CDS encoding DUF72 domain-containing protein, which translates to MSDASADAPLGTPQARAFVGISGWVYPRWRREFYPKGLRQADELAYASERLSSIEVNGSFYALQKPASWERWRDAVPDAFVFAVKGPRFVTHIKRLRGIEAPLANFFASGVLALGGKLGPVLWQLPPTLAFDEGLLDDFLAQLPRTRADAAALAAGHDERMEGRSWFAVDPHDTSPQRHAVEVRHPSFETAAWTDLLARHRVASVVADTAGRYPRLTATTADFAYARLHGEEELYASGYDDASLDRWAEWAHTHRAAGRDVYIYFDNDAKVRAPFDAMALIARLAA; encoded by the coding sequence ATGTCGGATGCCTCGGCTGACGCGCCACTCGGCACCCCGCAGGCGCGCGCATTCGTGGGCATCTCGGGCTGGGTCTACCCGCGATGGCGCCGCGAGTTCTACCCGAAAGGCCTTCGGCAGGCAGACGAGCTGGCGTACGCCTCGGAGCGACTGTCGTCGATCGAGGTGAACGGCTCGTTCTACGCGCTGCAGAAGCCCGCGAGCTGGGAGCGATGGCGGGATGCCGTGCCGGACGCCTTCGTGTTCGCCGTGAAGGGCCCCCGGTTCGTCACGCACATCAAACGGCTTCGCGGAATCGAGGCACCGCTGGCCAACTTCTTCGCGAGCGGGGTGCTCGCGCTCGGCGGCAAGCTCGGCCCGGTGCTCTGGCAGCTGCCGCCGACGCTCGCGTTCGACGAGGGGCTGCTCGACGACTTCCTGGCACAGCTCCCCCGAACGCGAGCCGATGCGGCTGCGCTCGCGGCGGGCCACGACGAGCGCATGGAGGGACGGTCGTGGTTCGCCGTGGATCCCCACGACACGAGCCCGCAGCGGCACGCGGTCGAGGTGCGGCATCCGAGCTTCGAGACGGCGGCCTGGACCGACCTGCTCGCGCGGCACCGCGTCGCATCGGTCGTCGCCGACACCGCGGGCCGCTACCCCCGTCTGACCGCGACGACCGCCGACTTCGCGTATGCCCGCCTGCACGGCGAGGAGGAGCTGTACGCGTCGGGCTACGACGACGCCTCGCTCGACCGCTGGGCCGAGTGGGCGCACACGCACCGTGCGGCGGGCCGCGACGTCTACATCTACTTCGACAATGACGCCAAGGTGCGCGCCCCGTTCGACGCCATGGCCCTCATCGCCCGCCTCGCCGCATGA
- a CDS encoding RNA polymerase sigma factor: protein MTDATATRRADDESARRAVVAVWRIESARIVATLTRLVGDFGLAEDLAQDALADALVQWPEQGVPANPGAWLTAVAKRKAIDGWRRRERYDERIAAIAHDLEAEQQLAAEAAPWDPDQIDDDVLRLVFVACHPVLSREAQVALTLRVVGGLTTDEIAKALLKPTSTVQQRIVRAKKALADADVPFETPGRDEFAGRLAGVLGVLYLIFNEGYAASSGDDWMRPELSREALRLARVLAGLVPREPEVHGLIALMELTSARFPARLDRDGHPILLADQDRRRWDRSAITRGRAALARADELALARSRSGQATVDRATAGDRVTVQRGEDDGRVAGPAGPGEEAAAPRGAYALQAAIAEQHDVAATVEDTDWAAIVQIYDALSRLTRSPIVDLNRAVAVSMASGPAEALALVDALADEPRLRMSHLVPSVRGELLDRLGRTDEARAEFEEAARRTENARERAVLLAKAARPAV from the coding sequence ATGACGGATGCCACGGCCACGCGCCGCGCGGACGACGAGTCCGCGCGGCGCGCCGTCGTCGCCGTCTGGCGCATCGAGTCCGCGCGCATCGTCGCGACGCTGACCCGGCTGGTCGGCGACTTCGGGCTCGCCGAGGATCTCGCGCAGGATGCGCTCGCCGACGCACTCGTGCAGTGGCCCGAGCAGGGCGTGCCCGCGAATCCCGGGGCGTGGCTCACCGCGGTCGCGAAGCGCAAGGCGATCGACGGGTGGCGGCGCCGCGAGCGCTACGACGAGCGCATCGCGGCCATCGCGCACGACCTCGAGGCCGAGCAGCAGCTGGCGGCCGAGGCCGCGCCGTGGGATCCCGACCAGATCGACGACGACGTGCTCAGGCTCGTGTTCGTCGCGTGCCATCCGGTGCTCTCGCGCGAGGCGCAGGTGGCGCTGACGCTGCGGGTCGTCGGCGGACTCACGACCGACGAGATCGCCAAGGCGCTGCTCAAACCGACCTCGACGGTGCAGCAACGCATCGTCCGGGCGAAGAAGGCGCTCGCCGACGCCGACGTGCCGTTCGAGACCCCCGGGCGAGACGAGTTCGCCGGGCGTCTCGCGGGCGTGCTCGGCGTGCTCTACCTGATCTTCAACGAGGGCTACGCGGCGAGCTCGGGCGACGACTGGATGCGACCGGAGCTCAGCCGCGAAGCCCTGCGACTCGCGCGCGTGCTCGCGGGCCTCGTGCCGCGCGAGCCCGAGGTGCACGGGCTCATCGCGCTCATGGAGCTCACCTCGGCCCGGTTCCCCGCGAGGCTCGATCGCGACGGGCACCCGATCCTGCTCGCCGATCAGGACCGTCGGCGCTGGGACCGTTCAGCGATTACGCGCGGGCGCGCCGCGCTCGCGCGCGCGGACGAGCTGGCGCTCGCTCGCTCGAGGAGCGGTCAGGCGACGGTCGATCGAGCGACGGCGGGCGATCGCGTGACGGTGCAGCGCGGCGAGGACGACGGCCGCGTGGCCGGGCCTGCCGGGCCAGGCGAGGAGGCCGCCGCACCACGGGGTGCCTACGCCTTGCAGGCGGCGATCGCCGAACAGCACGACGTCGCGGCGACCGTCGAAGACACCGACTGGGCGGCCATCGTGCAGATCTACGACGCGCTGTCGCGACTCACGCGCTCGCCGATCGTCGACCTCAACCGCGCTGTCGCGGTCTCGATGGCCTCGGGGCCCGCTGAGGCGCTCGCGCTCGTCGATGCCCTCGCCGATGAGCCGCGGCTGCGGATGTCCCATCTCGTGCCGAGCGTGCGCGGCGAGCTCCTCGACCGATTGGGGCGGACCGACGAGGCGCGCGCCGAGTTCGAGGAGGCCGCGCGCCGCACCGAGAACGCGCGCGAGCGCGCGGTGCTGCTCGCGAAGGCCGCGCGGCCCGCCGTCTGA
- a CDS encoding ATP-dependent helicase: MTLILDPDDPAGWREAPDLASAGADRSENPLTAGLNPQQREAVEYRGPALLIVAGAGSGKTRVLTHRIAGLIQSREAWPSQILAITFTNKAAAEMRERVEALLGEGASGMWISTFHSACVRILRREAEAIGLSSTFTIYDSADTRTVLKRIIKDLDADTMGFTPASAQAKISKLKNELADVESYARNANMNDPQEVMFLEIFRQYSRRLRDASALDFDDLIAETVYLFRAFPKVAALYQRRFRHILVDEYQDTNHAQYSLIRELTRPVAKALVDELDAHGVLVRGLVDQAGEIPGASLTVVGDSDQSIYAFRGADIRNISEFERDFPGAKVVLLEQNYRSTQNILSAANAVISNNFDRKDKKLWTADGDGEKIVGYTGYTAHDEAQFVTDEIEALHRAGVAYRDIAVFYRTNAQTRALEEIFVRSAVPYRVVGGTKFYERAEIKDAMAYLIAVANPLDELALRRILNTPKRGIGPATETAIAQFAEQNELTFRQAMRSAGELGLGPKVTGAITALADLLDQAAAMLVPTQAAIEAGTNEGAAKVSDVLVFLVEQSGLLETLRRSRDPQDETRAENVEELVGQTRDFDRENPGATLVDFLTQVSLVAAADELDDASGTVSLMTLHTAKGLEYHAVFLTGLEEGLLPHQMSASEPGGPAEERRLFYVGITRARQRLFISLAMSRAQFGEVAVAMPSRYLQEIPEDLVDWKQSPGMATSRGGTQPRALNARRGGAPGSGSGGAWGTRSRDLERFSVTKDAGAKTEWANRVAPNRVTGKVRDNGDLTLEPGDRIRHTDFGEGRVNQVTGEGAKRIAHVNFAQAGPKKLLIKIAPIEKL, translated from the coding sequence ATGACCCTGATCCTCGACCCCGACGACCCGGCCGGCTGGCGCGAGGCGCCCGACCTCGCGTCCGCCGGCGCCGACCGTTCCGAGAACCCGCTGACGGCGGGCCTCAATCCCCAGCAGCGCGAGGCGGTCGAGTACCGCGGCCCGGCGTTGCTCATCGTCGCGGGCGCCGGCTCAGGCAAGACCCGCGTGCTCACGCACCGCATCGCCGGCCTCATCCAGAGCCGCGAGGCATGGCCGAGCCAGATCCTCGCGATCACCTTCACGAACAAGGCCGCGGCCGAGATGCGCGAGCGCGTCGAGGCGCTGCTCGGCGAGGGCGCCTCCGGCATGTGGATCTCGACGTTCCACTCCGCGTGCGTGCGCATCCTCCGCCGCGAGGCCGAGGCCATCGGCCTGTCGTCGACGTTCACGATCTACGACTCGGCCGACACCCGCACCGTGCTGAAGCGCATCATCAAAGACCTCGATGCCGACACCATGGGCTTCACGCCCGCGAGTGCGCAGGCGAAGATCTCCAAGCTCAAGAACGAGCTCGCCGACGTCGAGAGCTACGCGCGCAACGCGAACATGAACGACCCGCAAGAGGTCATGTTCCTCGAGATCTTCCGGCAGTACTCGCGTCGGCTGCGCGATGCGAGCGCGCTCGACTTCGACGACCTGATCGCCGAGACGGTGTACCTCTTCCGTGCGTTTCCGAAGGTGGCGGCGCTGTATCAGCGTCGCTTCCGGCACATCCTCGTCGACGAGTACCAGGACACGAACCACGCGCAGTACTCGCTCATCCGCGAGCTCACGCGGCCCGTCGCGAAAGCACTCGTCGACGAGCTCGACGCGCACGGGGTGCTCGTCCGCGGCCTCGTCGACCAGGCGGGCGAGATCCCGGGCGCCTCGCTCACGGTCGTCGGCGACTCCGACCAGTCGATCTACGCGTTCCGCGGCGCCGACATCCGCAACATCTCCGAGTTCGAACGCGACTTCCCGGGCGCGAAGGTCGTCCTGCTCGAGCAGAACTACCGGTCCACGCAGAACATCCTGTCCGCCGCGAACGCGGTCATCTCGAACAACTTCGACCGTAAAGACAAGAAGCTCTGGACGGCCGACGGCGACGGCGAGAAGATCGTCGGCTACACCGGGTACACCGCGCACGACGAGGCGCAGTTCGTCACCGACGAGATCGAGGCGCTGCACCGCGCCGGCGTGGCCTACCGCGACATCGCCGTGTTCTACCGCACGAACGCGCAGACGCGTGCACTGGAAGAGATCTTCGTGCGCTCGGCCGTGCCGTACCGCGTGGTCGGCGGCACGAAGTTCTACGAGCGTGCCGAGATCAAAGACGCGATGGCGTACCTCATCGCGGTCGCGAACCCGCTCGACGAGCTCGCGCTCCGTCGCATCCTCAACACGCCGAAGCGCGGCATCGGGCCGGCGACCGAGACCGCGATCGCCCAGTTCGCCGAGCAGAACGAGCTGACGTTCCGGCAGGCGATGCGATCTGCCGGCGAGCTCGGGCTCGGGCCGAAGGTGACGGGTGCGATCACCGCGCTCGCCGACCTGCTCGACCAGGCGGCCGCCATGCTCGTGCCGACGCAGGCGGCGATCGAGGCCGGCACGAACGAGGGCGCCGCGAAGGTCTCCGACGTCCTCGTCTTCCTCGTCGAGCAGTCGGGGCTGCTCGAGACGCTCCGCCGGAGCCGCGACCCGCAAGACGAGACCCGCGCCGAGAACGTCGAAGAGCTCGTCGGGCAGACCCGCGACTTCGATCGCGAGAATCCCGGGGCCACGCTCGTCGACTTCCTCACCCAGGTCTCGCTGGTCGCCGCGGCCGACGAGCTCGACGATGCATCCGGCACCGTCTCGCTCATGACGCTGCACACGGCGAAGGGCCTCGAGTACCACGCGGTGTTCCTCACCGGCCTCGAAGAGGGACTGCTGCCCCATCAGATGTCGGCGTCCGAGCCGGGTGGCCCGGCAGAGGAGCGACGGTTGTTCTATGTCGGCATCACCCGCGCCCGGCAGCGGCTGTTCATCTCGCTCGCGATGAGTCGCGCCCAGTTCGGTGAGGTCGCGGTGGCGATGCCGAGCCGCTACCTCCAGGAGATCCCCGAAGACCTCGTCGACTGGAAGCAGTCGCCGGGCATGGCGACGAGTCGCGGTGGCACGCAGCCTCGTGCCCTGAACGCCAGGCGCGGCGGCGCACCGGGGTCCGGCTCGGGCGGCGCGTGGGGCACGCGCAGCCGCGATCTCGAGCGATTCAGCGTGACCAAGGACGCGGGGGCCAAGACCGAGTGGGCGAACCGGGTCGCTCCCAACCGGGTCACCGGCAAGGTGCGCGACAACGGCGACCTCACCCTCGAGCCCGGCGACCGGATCCGGCACACCGACTTCGGCGAGGGCCGGGTCAACCAGGTGACGGGCGAAGGCGCGAAACGCATCGCGCACGTGAACTTCGCGCAGGCCGGGCCGAAGAAGCTGCTCATCAAGATCGCCCCGATCGAGAAACTGTGA
- a CDS encoding glycerophosphodiester phosphodiesterase family protein: protein MLGDFAEHPLVIGHRGAPGYRPEHTTASYELAFALGADAVEPDLVATRDGVLVLRHENEISGTTDVSGRPEFASRRTTREVDGRALTGWFTEDFTWAELATLRATERLGALRPLSASFNGRYPVIRLRDLFEIVDRVAAEQGRMLRLVAEFKHATHFAGLGLPLDDLFAAELEAAGWGSGDDRLIMESFEPTLLDRFAERGLRGRRVFLLEDAGAPWDLVAAEGRGAPGFDRFATEAGLLSLARRFDGVSVGKARLLAPPRTEPNADRPLVGAELVDAAHSAGLEVYTWTLRPENRFLAAERRRGASRAGIGDWPGEFRQIIETGVDGLFLDHPDLGVVARSLAE, encoded by the coding sequence ATGCTGGGCGATTTCGCGGAGCATCCGCTCGTCATCGGGCACCGCGGTGCGCCCGGCTACCGTCCCGAGCACACGACGGCGTCCTACGAGCTCGCGTTCGCGCTCGGCGCTGACGCGGTCGAGCCCGACCTCGTGGCGACGCGCGACGGCGTGCTCGTGCTGCGGCACGAGAACGAGATCAGTGGCACGACGGATGTCTCGGGCCGCCCCGAGTTCGCGAGCCGCCGCACCACGCGTGAGGTCGACGGTCGCGCGCTGACGGGTTGGTTCACCGAGGACTTCACCTGGGCCGAGCTCGCGACCCTGCGCGCAACCGAGCGCCTGGGCGCGTTGCGTCCGTTGTCGGCGAGCTTCAACGGCCGGTATCCGGTCATCCGGTTGCGCGACCTGTTCGAGATCGTCGACCGCGTCGCGGCCGAGCAGGGCCGGATGCTCCGGCTCGTCGCCGAGTTCAAGCACGCCACGCACTTCGCGGGCCTCGGACTGCCGCTCGACGACCTCTTCGCCGCCGAGCTCGAGGCGGCCGGGTGGGGGTCGGGCGACGACCGTCTGATCATGGAGTCGTTCGAGCCGACGCTGCTCGACCGGTTCGCCGAACGCGGCCTGCGCGGGCGCCGCGTGTTCCTGCTCGAGGATGCCGGCGCGCCGTGGGATCTCGTCGCGGCCGAGGGGCGCGGAGCGCCGGGGTTCGACCGGTTCGCCACCGAGGCGGGGTTGCTCTCCCTCGCCCGACGGTTCGACGGCGTGAGCGTCGGAAAGGCGAGGCTCCTCGCGCCGCCACGCACCGAGCCGAACGCTGATCGCCCGCTCGTCGGCGCCGAGCTCGTCGACGCCGCGCACTCGGCCGGGCTCGAGGTCTACACGTGGACGCTGCGGCCCGAGAACCGCTTCCTCGCGGCAGAGCGGCGGCGGGGCGCGTCCCGGGCGGGGATCGGCGACTGGCCCGGTGAGTTCCGGCAGATCATCGAGACCGGGGTCGACGGGCTCTTCCTCGACCATCCCGACCTCGGGGTCGTCGCCCGGTCGCTGGCCGAGTAG
- a CDS encoding YciI family protein, producing the protein MSKYMLIMRSNDEAVAAYEELDFNEVIAAMGRYNEEMMKAGVLLAGEGLSDASEGFVVDFESETPLVTDGPYGETKELFNGFWILEVASKEEAAEWAKRAPLGPGAKLEVRRVTGPEDFPQDNEWIQKEEGWRREQEERAARS; encoded by the coding sequence GTGAGCAAGTACATGCTGATCATGCGCTCGAACGACGAAGCCGTCGCAGCTTACGAAGAGCTGGACTTCAACGAGGTCATCGCGGCGATGGGCCGGTACAACGAGGAGATGATGAAGGCGGGCGTGCTGCTCGCCGGCGAGGGCCTCAGCGACGCGAGCGAGGGCTTCGTGGTCGACTTCGAGAGCGAGACCCCGCTCGTGACCGACGGCCCGTACGGGGAGACCAAAGAGCTGTTCAACGGCTTCTGGATCCTCGAGGTCGCCTCGAAGGAGGAGGCCGCCGAGTGGGCCAAGCGTGCCCCGCTCGGCCCGGGCGCCAAGCTCGAGGTGCGCCGGGTGACCGGCCCCGAGGACTTCCCGCAGGACAACGAATGGATCCAGAAGGAGGAGGGCTGGCGCCGCGAGCAGGAGGAGCGGGCGGCCCGGTCCTGA
- a CDS encoding Bax inhibitor-1/YccA family protein encodes MALDNPAFSRNKAFSSKGAVAAVPDVSATELQEMYDRPTTPNDREVMTVEDTIAKSALSFGILLAGAAVGWFTASAMPWLWIGAAIVGLVLGLVNSFKREPSPALILIYAAVQGVFVGAISAFFETMVPGIVGQAVIATLVVVGVTLALFASGKIRASAKATKIFLVAMIGYAVFSLVNFGLMIFGGTDSAFGLRSEPSFLFGIPWGVLIGIFVVILAAYSLVLDFDFIQQGVKNRAPRKYGWTAAFGIMVTVIWLYLEILRMLAIMQSSD; translated from the coding sequence ATGGCTCTCGACAACCCCGCCTTCTCCCGCAACAAGGCATTCTCCAGCAAGGGGGCGGTTGCCGCAGTGCCGGACGTCTCCGCAACCGAGCTGCAGGAGATGTACGACCGCCCCACGACGCCGAACGACCGCGAGGTCATGACCGTCGAGGACACGATCGCGAAGTCCGCGCTCTCCTTCGGAATCCTGCTCGCCGGCGCGGCCGTCGGCTGGTTCACCGCCAGCGCGATGCCGTGGCTCTGGATCGGCGCGGCGATCGTCGGGCTCGTGCTCGGCCTCGTCAACAGCTTCAAGCGTGAGCCCTCGCCCGCGCTCATCCTGATCTACGCCGCCGTGCAGGGCGTGTTCGTCGGCGCCATCTCGGCGTTCTTCGAGACCATGGTGCCCGGCATCGTGGGTCAGGCGGTCATCGCCACGCTCGTCGTGGTGGGCGTGACGCTGGCGCTCTTCGCCTCGGGCAAGATCCGCGCGTCGGCCAAGGCGACGAAGATCTTCCTGGTCGCGATGATCGGCTACGCCGTGTTCTCGCTCGTGAACTTCGGCCTGATGATCTTCGGCGGCACCGACAGCGCGTTCGGCCTCCGTAGCGAGCCGAGCTTCCTGTTCGGCATCCCGTGGGGTGTGCTCATCGGCATCTTCGTCGTGATCCTCGCCGCGTACTCGCTCGTGCTCGACTTCGACTTCATCCAGCAGGGTGTGAAGAACCGCGCGCCGCGCAAGTACGGCTGGACCGCCGCCTTCGGCATCATGGTCACGGTCATCTGGCTCTACCTCGAGATCCTGCGCATGCTCGCGATCATGCAGTCGAGCGACTGA